One window of the Shewanella cyperi genome contains the following:
- the der gene encoding ribosome biogenesis GTPase Der — protein MIPVVALVGRPNVGKSTLFNRLTRTRDALVADYPGLTRDRKYGRAFLSGYEFIVVDTGGIDGTEEGIETKMAEQSLAAIEEADVVLFMTDARAGLTAADLAIAQHLRSREKTTFVVANKVDGIDADSACAEFWSLGLGEVYQMAAAQGRGVTNMIEYALAPYAEAMGISRDGEVEEEADERQYTEEEAEAEQQRLQDLPIKLAIIGKPNVGKSTLTNRILGEERVVVYDEPGTTRDSIYIPMQREGREYIIIDTAGVRRRAKVHEVIEKFSVIKTLKAVEDANVVLLVIDAREGIAEQDLGLLGFALNAGRALVIAVNKWDGIDNDIKDRVKTELDRRLGFIDFARIHFISALHGTGVGHLFESIEEAYDSATRRVSTSMLTRIMQMAQDDHQPPLVNGRRVKLKYAHAGGYNPPIVVVHGNQVSKLPDSYKRYMMNYYRRSLKVIGTPIQLRFQEGDNPFEGKVEKLTLSQERRRKRMMTHIKNKKA, from the coding sequence ATGATCCCTGTAGTGGCCCTGGTGGGTCGTCCCAATGTGGGCAAATCGACCCTGTTCAATCGTCTCACCCGTACCCGGGATGCGCTGGTTGCTGACTATCCGGGCCTGACCCGCGACCGTAAGTACGGCCGCGCGTTTTTGTCCGGCTATGAATTTATCGTGGTGGACACCGGCGGTATCGACGGCACAGAAGAAGGCATTGAAACCAAGATGGCCGAGCAATCCCTCGCAGCCATCGAGGAAGCGGATGTGGTGCTGTTTATGACCGACGCCCGTGCCGGTCTGACCGCCGCCGATCTGGCCATTGCCCAGCATCTGCGCAGCCGCGAGAAAACCACCTTCGTGGTGGCCAACAAGGTTGATGGCATAGATGCCGACTCCGCCTGTGCCGAGTTCTGGTCTTTGGGCCTGGGTGAGGTGTATCAGATGGCTGCCGCCCAGGGCCGTGGCGTGACCAATATGATCGAATATGCCCTGGCGCCCTATGCCGAGGCTATGGGGATCAGCCGTGACGGTGAGGTCGAGGAAGAAGCCGACGAGCGTCAGTACACAGAGGAAGAGGCCGAGGCCGAGCAGCAGCGCCTGCAGGACCTGCCCATCAAGCTGGCCATCATAGGCAAGCCCAATGTGGGCAAATCGACCCTGACCAACCGTATTCTGGGTGAAGAGCGGGTGGTGGTATACGACGAGCCCGGCACCACCCGCGACTCCATCTATATCCCGATGCAGCGCGAGGGACGTGAGTACATCATCATCGACACCGCCGGTGTGCGTCGCCGTGCCAAGGTGCACGAGGTCATTGAGAAGTTCTCTGTGATCAAGACCCTCAAGGCGGTTGAAGATGCCAACGTGGTGCTGCTGGTTATCGATGCCCGCGAAGGTATTGCCGAGCAGGATCTGGGCCTCTTGGGCTTTGCCCTCAACGCCGGTCGCGCCCTGGTTATTGCGGTCAACAAGTGGGACGGCATAGACAACGATATCAAGGACAGGGTCAAGACCGAACTGGACCGCCGTCTGGGCTTTATCGACTTTGCCCGTATTCACTTTATCTCCGCCCTGCACGGCACCGGCGTGGGTCACCTGTTCGAGTCCATCGAAGAGGCCTACGACAGCGCTACCCGCCGCGTCAGCACCTCAATGCTGACCCGCATCATGCAGATGGCCCAGGACGATCACCAGCCACCGCTGGTCAACGGTCGCAGGGTGAAACTCAAGTACGCCCACGCCGGTGGTTACAACCCGCCGATCGTGGTGGTGCACGGCAACCAGGTGAGCAAGCTGCCGGACTCCTACAAGCGTTACATGATGAACTACTATCGCCGTTCGCTGAAGGTGATAGGTACGCCCATCCAGCTGCGCTTCCAGGAAGGGGACAACCCCTTCGAAGGCAAGGTGGAAAAGCTGACCCTGAGTCAGGAGCGTCGCCGCAAGCGCATGATGACCCACATTAAAAACAAAAAGGCCTGA
- the bamB gene encoding outer membrane protein assembly factor BamB — protein sequence MKSWCKNLLVAGLSLAALSACSSNDVEEEPVSELKEINATVFPQINWDEKVGSGVGDYYSRLRPAVRYGKIFVADRYGEVTAFDEASGDKVWSQDFSELFRDNVLAKNKGARLAAGVTVAQNKVFIGGESGLLGALDANTGEVVWYALAGGELLSAPTVAEDLVVVNTGAGALEAFNIDTGAKVWSYDNGLPNLTLRGTGAAAYEGGGFFVGTADGKVAVVIKQNGQPAWEQAIYSPSGGNEFSRMADVDMTPLLIGDNLYAVSYNGNLVSMEARTGRVVWTRKYSSFNELASSGVQLYLVDDHSRIYAIDRRNGLEMWSNSELSNRAVTSPEVFGDYLVVGDFEGYLHFIDRADGKLVGRIEVDSSGLYGQPLVVDNKIYVQGRSGKVAIVTLP from the coding sequence ATGAAGTCTTGGTGCAAAAACCTGCTCGTAGCCGGGCTGAGCCTGGCTGCCCTGTCGGCCTGTTCTTCCAACGATGTGGAAGAAGAGCCCGTCAGTGAGCTCAAGGAAATCAATGCCACCGTTTTCCCCCAGATCAACTGGGATGAAAAGGTCGGCAGTGGTGTTGGTGACTATTACTCCCGCCTGCGCCCTGCAGTGCGTTACGGCAAAATATTTGTTGCCGATCGCTACGGTGAGGTGACGGCCTTTGATGAGGCCAGCGGTGACAAGGTCTGGTCCCAGGATTTCAGCGAACTGTTCCGTGACAATGTGCTGGCCAAGAACAAGGGCGCCCGTCTGGCGGCCGGTGTCACTGTGGCCCAGAATAAGGTGTTCATTGGCGGCGAGAGCGGCCTTCTGGGTGCCCTGGATGCCAATACCGGCGAGGTGGTGTGGTATGCCCTGGCCGGAGGCGAGTTGTTGTCGGCACCGACCGTGGCCGAGGATCTGGTGGTGGTGAATACCGGCGCCGGTGCCCTTGAGGCCTTCAACATAGACACAGGCGCCAAGGTCTGGAGCTATGATAACGGTCTGCCGAATCTGACGTTGCGTGGCACAGGTGCCGCAGCCTATGAAGGTGGTGGCTTCTTTGTCGGCACCGCCGATGGCAAGGTGGCCGTGGTTATCAAGCAAAACGGTCAGCCCGCCTGGGAACAGGCCATCTACAGCCCCAGCGGTGGCAACGAATTCAGCCGCATGGCCGACGTGGATATGACCCCGCTGCTGATAGGTGATAACCTGTACGCTGTCAGCTATAACGGTAACCTGGTGTCCATGGAAGCCCGCACTGGCCGTGTGGTGTGGACCCGCAAGTATTCCAGCTTCAACGAGCTGGCAAGCTCCGGGGTGCAACTGTATCTGGTGGATGACCACAGCCGCATCTACGCCATCGACAGGCGCAACGGTCTGGAAATGTGGAGCAACTCAGAGCTCAGCAACCGTGCCGTGACATCACCTGAGGTGTTCGGTGATTACCTGGTGGTTGGTGATTTCGAAGGCTATCTGCACTTTATCGACCGTGCCGATGGCAAGTTGGTGGGTCGCATCGAGGTAGACAGCAGCGGCCTGTATGGCCAACCGCTGGTGGTGGACAACAAGATTTATGTCCAGGGCCGCAGCGGCAAGGTGGCCATAGTCACACTTCCTTAA
- a CDS encoding tetratricopeptide repeat protein — translation MDIYSTEEQQVEAIKQFWKEYGTSILVGAVVGLGGLYGWNTYSDMKLAKAESASQAFETISQAGDEAAMLKAAENFKAEHDQAGYETLLSLMMAKSAVDAKDYTKAEELLKQVIANKAAGELAMVATLRLARVQAEQGQLATALTTLDAVTVPAFEAQREELKGDFLARQGENDKAKAAYQSALDKSGVGASPMLRMKLDNLNQA, via the coding sequence GTGGATATTTATAGCACCGAAGAACAACAGGTCGAGGCGATAAAGCAGTTTTGGAAGGAATACGGTACCTCTATCCTGGTGGGCGCCGTGGTGGGCCTGGGTGGCCTCTATGGCTGGAATACTTATTCCGACATGAAACTGGCCAAGGCCGAGTCCGCCAGTCAGGCATTTGAAACCATCAGTCAGGCCGGTGATGAAGCCGCCATGCTCAAGGCCGCCGAAAACTTCAAGGCCGAGCACGATCAGGCCGGTTATGAAACCCTGCTGTCGCTGATGATGGCCAAGTCTGCTGTGGATGCCAAGGATTACACCAAGGCCGAAGAACTGCTCAAGCAAGTGATTGCCAACAAGGCCGCCGGTGAGCTGGCCATGGTGGCCACCCTGCGTTTGGCGCGGGTACAGGCCGAGCAAGGCCAGCTGGCCACGGCGCTGACCACTCTGGATGCGGTAACTGTGCCTGCCTTCGAAGCCCAGCGTGAAGAACTCAAGGGTGATTTCCTGGCTCGCCAGGGCGAGAACGACAAGGCCAAGGCCGCTTATCAGAGCGCGCTGGACAAGAGCGGTGTGGGTGCGTCACCCATGCTGCGTATGAAGCTCGACAACCTGAATCAGGCATAA
- the hisS gene encoding histidine--tRNA ligase, translated as MAKQIQAIRGMNDILPTQSPLWQKLEGVLRDCVAAYGYSEIRTPIVESTDLFKRSIGEVTDIVEKEMYTFEDRNGDSLTLRPEGTASTVRAGNEHGLLYNQEQRLWYMGPMFRHERPQKGRYRQFHQFGVEVYGIGSADIDAEVLMLSARLWEKLGITEQVTLELNTLGDSNERADYRQALVTFLEQHKDKLDEDSQRRMYTNPLRVLDSKDPQVQALLADAPAMMDYLGDESRAHFSRLCELLEAVGIQYRVNPRLVRGLDYYNRTVFEWVTDSLGAQGTVLAGGRYDGLVGQLGGKDTPAVGFAMGLERIVLLLETLELTKDIPAAVDVYVTAMGSDCEVEALRIAQELRNALPGARIMSHCGGGNFKKQIKRADKSGAAFALIVGESELAQGQVAVKPLRNDNEQQLVAREALADYLKNLI; from the coding sequence GTGGCAAAACAGATCCAAGCGATTCGCGGAATGAACGACATTCTGCCCACCCAGTCTCCCCTGTGGCAAAAGCTCGAAGGGGTTCTGCGTGACTGTGTAGCAGCCTATGGCTACAGCGAAATCCGTACTCCCATAGTGGAAAGTACCGATCTCTTTAAGCGCTCTATTGGTGAAGTCACTGATATCGTTGAAAAAGAAATGTACACCTTTGAGGACCGCAACGGCGACAGCCTGACGCTGCGTCCCGAGGGCACGGCCTCCACCGTGCGTGCCGGCAACGAGCACGGCCTGCTGTACAACCAGGAACAGCGCCTGTGGTACATGGGCCCCATGTTCCGCCACGAGCGTCCCCAAAAGGGCCGTTATCGTCAGTTCCACCAGTTTGGCGTGGAAGTCTATGGCATAGGCTCGGCCGACATTGATGCCGAAGTGCTGATGCTGTCGGCCCGTCTGTGGGAAAAGCTTGGCATCACCGAGCAGGTCACCCTGGAACTCAATACCCTGGGTGACAGCAACGAGCGCGCCGACTATCGTCAGGCCCTGGTGACCTTCCTTGAGCAACACAAGGATAAGCTGGACGAAGACAGCCAGCGCCGCATGTACACCAACCCGCTGCGGGTACTGGACTCCAAGGATCCCCAGGTGCAGGCGCTGCTGGCCGATGCCCCGGCCATGATGGACTACCTGGGCGATGAGTCCCGGGCACATTTTTCCCGTCTGTGTGAACTCCTGGAGGCCGTTGGCATCCAATACCGGGTTAACCCCCGTCTGGTTCGCGGTCTGGACTATTACAACCGCACAGTATTTGAGTGGGTCACCGACAGCCTGGGTGCCCAGGGCACTGTGCTTGCCGGCGGTCGTTACGACGGTCTGGTGGGCCAGCTGGGTGGCAAAGACACCCCTGCCGTGGGTTTTGCCATGGGCCTGGAGCGCATAGTGCTGCTGCTGGAAACCCTGGAGTTGACCAAGGACATTCCGGCGGCAGTGGATGTGTATGTGACCGCCATGGGAAGTGACTGTGAGGTTGAAGCCTTGCGCATAGCCCAGGAGCTGCGCAACGCGCTGCCGGGGGCTCGCATCATGAGCCACTGCGGCGGTGGAAACTTCAAGAAGCAAATCAAGCGCGCCGACAAGAGCGGCGCAGCGTTCGCCCTGATTGTCGGGGAGAGCGAACTGGCCCAGGGCCAGGTGGCGGTCAAACCGCTGCGCAATGACAACGAACAACAGCTGGTGGCCCGTGAAGCCCTGGCCGATTATCTGAAGAATTTGATCTAG
- the ispG gene encoding flavodoxin-dependent (E)-4-hydroxy-3-methylbut-2-enyl-diphosphate synthase: MYNENPIKRRPSTRIYVGQVPIGDGAPIAVQSMTNTRTTDVAATVAQIRALEKVGADIVRVSVPTMDAAEAFKLIKQQVQVPLVADIHFDYRIALKVAEYGADCLRINPGNIGNEERIRAVVESARDRNIPIRIGVNGGSLEKDLMDKYKEPTPEALLESAMRHVDILDRLNFDQFKVSVKASDVFLAVESYRLLAKQIKQPLHLGITEAGGARSGSVKSAVGLGMLLAEGIGDTLRISLAADPVEEIKVGFDILKSLRIRSRGINFIACPSCSRQEFDVIGTVNELERRLEDVTTAMDVSIIGCVVNGPGEALVSHLGLAGGHNKSGYYDDGVRQKERFDNDNLVDALEAKIRAKATLMESRIDIKDTTD, translated from the coding sequence ATGTACAACGAAAACCCCATCAAACGTCGTCCCTCCACCCGTATTTATGTTGGTCAGGTGCCCATAGGCGATGGCGCGCCGATTGCTGTGCAGTCCATGACCAACACCCGCACCACAGATGTGGCCGCGACCGTGGCGCAAATTCGTGCCCTGGAAAAGGTGGGAGCCGACATAGTGCGGGTCTCTGTGCCGACCATGGATGCCGCCGAGGCGTTCAAATTGATCAAGCAGCAGGTGCAGGTGCCGCTGGTGGCCGACATTCACTTCGACTACCGCATTGCGCTCAAGGTGGCCGAATACGGCGCCGATTGCCTGCGTATCAACCCGGGCAACATAGGCAATGAAGAGCGTATTCGCGCCGTGGTCGAATCGGCCCGGGATCGCAATATCCCCATCCGCATCGGCGTCAACGGCGGCTCGCTGGAAAAAGACCTGATGGACAAGTACAAGGAACCGACCCCGGAAGCCTTGCTGGAGTCTGCCATGCGCCATGTGGACATACTCGACCGGCTCAACTTTGACCAGTTCAAGGTCAGCGTGAAGGCCTCGGACGTGTTCCTGGCGGTGGAGTCCTATCGCCTGCTGGCAAAACAAATTAAGCAGCCGCTGCACCTTGGGATCACCGAGGCCGGTGGTGCCCGTTCAGGTTCGGTCAAATCGGCCGTGGGTCTGGGCATGTTGCTGGCCGAGGGCATAGGTGACACCCTGCGGATCTCCCTGGCAGCCGATCCCGTGGAAGAGATCAAGGTCGGCTTTGATATCCTCAAATCTCTGCGTATTCGCTCCCGCGGCATCAACTTTATTGCCTGTCCTTCCTGCTCTCGGCAGGAGTTCGATGTGATAGGCACAGTCAATGAGCTGGAGCGCCGTCTGGAAGACGTCACCACCGCCATGGACGTGTCCATCATAGGCTGCGTGGTCAACGGTCCCGGCGAGGCGCTGGTGTCCCACCTGGGATTGGCCGGCGGCCACAACAAGAGCGGTTACTACGATGACGGCGTGCGGCAGAAGGAGCGTTTCGATAACGACAATCTGGTCGATGCCTTGGAAGCCAAGATCCGCGCCAAGGCGACCCTGATGGAGAGCCGCATCGACATCAAGGACACCACAGACTGA
- a CDS encoding RodZ domain-containing protein, whose product MNDEEKQLHTDEQQIETRPSLGAILQAAREARGQSVADVATALHLRPSIVSDIEADDFSNIASSTYVRGYVKNYARLVEADRALIDACLEQQVPTPGAPLMQSFSRKTTRQARDSRLTLVTYLIVIVLLALLVLWWVQKATLFTGVDFSKPTVEEVEALREQARMPQPEVISPQTDLEQTDLEQTGQEQSGSMLMGSEQPGGEQGAQAVDQQSAADMLAAETTAGSASTSMEVLDETQPEPPLQDTQISATAQGVDRISFTLNADCWIQVTDANGKVLLSDVKKPGQAVLVEGQGPFKLILGAPQAVSLEYNGAHVSLEQYPKNRVARFSLPMAG is encoded by the coding sequence ATGAACGATGAAGAAAAGCAACTGCACACGGACGAACAGCAGATTGAAACACGCCCCAGTTTAGGGGCCATACTCCAGGCCGCACGCGAGGCCAGGGGACAAAGCGTGGCCGACGTGGCAACCGCATTACATTTACGGCCGTCCATTGTCAGCGACATAGAAGCGGACGATTTTTCCAATATTGCCTCGTCCACCTATGTGCGTGGCTATGTTAAAAACTATGCCCGTTTGGTGGAGGCCGATAGGGCCCTGATCGATGCCTGCCTTGAACAGCAGGTGCCGACGCCCGGCGCTCCCTTGATGCAGAGTTTTTCCCGCAAGACCACTCGCCAGGCACGGGACAGTCGCCTGACTCTGGTCACCTACCTGATAGTCATAGTGCTGCTGGCGCTGTTGGTGCTCTGGTGGGTGCAAAAGGCGACCTTGTTTACCGGTGTCGATTTCTCCAAGCCCACGGTGGAAGAGGTGGAAGCGCTGCGGGAGCAGGCAAGAATGCCGCAGCCAGAAGTGATTTCGCCACAAACCGACTTGGAACAAACCGACTTGGAACAAACGGGCCAGGAGCAAAGCGGCTCGATGCTAATGGGCTCGGAACAGCCAGGCGGAGAACAAGGTGCTCAGGCTGTTGACCAACAGAGCGCGGCAGACATGCTGGCCGCAGAAACCACCGCCGGCAGTGCCAGTACTTCCATGGAAGTGCTGGATGAGACTCAACCCGAGCCGCCGCTGCAGGATACCCAAATCAGCGCCACCGCCCAGGGGGTGGATCGCATCAGCTTTACCCTGAATGCCGATTGTTGGATCCAGGTGACAGATGCCAATGGCAAGGTGCTGCTGAGCGATGTTAAAAAGCCCGGTCAGGCCGTACTGGTGGAAGGCCAGGGGCCATTCAAGCTGATCCTCGGCGCCCCCCAGGCCGTGAGCCTGGAATATAACGGTGCCCACGTCAGCCTGGAACAGTATCCCAAAAACCGGGTGGCCAGGTTCAGCCTGCCCATGGCCGGTTAA
- the pilW gene encoding type IV pilus biogenesis/stability protein PilW, which produces MKQGLAAISLMALLSVSLTACVTERTYSGTDTPVTERQFDKLAAARERMQLGLTYLKRGNTEQAKFNLDKAMDYAPELEEVHIAMAYYYQTVGDLIRTAEAYRRAINTRDASGDSMNNFGVFLCQQKEFDESEKMFLKAIEQPKYTRTAASYENLGICSRDAGHIEKARHYFDMALKYDPRRATSLLELAEMEAEGKDFAAAKTQLARYHNVAAESPQSLALGIKIERGLNDSEAAKHFVILLLAKFPASPEAKQYRASLH; this is translated from the coding sequence ATGAAGCAAGGATTGGCTGCGATTTCCCTGATGGCACTTCTGTCGGTTTCACTGACAGCTTGCGTGACCGAGCGTACCTATAGCGGGACCGATACTCCTGTCACCGAACGCCAGTTCGACAAACTGGCGGCGGCCCGTGAACGCATGCAATTGGGACTGACTTACCTTAAGCGCGGCAACACAGAACAAGCCAAATTCAATCTGGATAAAGCCATGGATTATGCCCCCGAACTGGAAGAGGTGCATATTGCCATGGCTTATTACTATCAGACCGTGGGCGATCTTATTCGCACTGCCGAGGCTTATCGCCGCGCCATCAATACCCGCGATGCCAGCGGCGATTCCATGAATAACTTTGGCGTGTTTTTGTGTCAGCAAAAAGAGTTTGATGAATCGGAAAAAATGTTCCTCAAGGCCATAGAGCAGCCCAAGTACACCCGTACCGCAGCAAGCTATGAAAACCTGGGAATTTGTAGCCGTGATGCCGGTCATATAGAAAAAGCGCGACACTATTTTGATATGGCGCTAAAGTATGACCCGCGCCGTGCCACCTCACTGTTGGAGTTGGCGGAAATGGAAGCCGAAGGTAAGGATTTTGCCGCGGCCAAGACCCAGTTGGCGCGTTATCACAATGTGGCTGCCGAATCGCCACAAAGTCTGGCGTTGGGAATAAAAATTGAGCGAGGCCTCAACGACAGTGAAGCGGCCAAGCATTTCGTAATTTTGCTGTTGGCCAAATTTCCCGCTTCCCCTGAAGCCAAGCAATACCGGGCAAGTTTACATTGA
- a CDS encoding bifunctional tRNA (adenosine(37)-C2)-methyltransferase TrmG/ribosomal RNA large subunit methyltransferase RlmN yields the protein MSEKKINLLDLDRKAMRALFAELGEKPFRADQLMKWIYHFGVSDFEQMTNINKVLRGKLAARCEIVAPEISSFQKSKDGTIKFAINVGQGQEVETVYIPEDDRATLCVSSQVGCALECTFCSTAQQGFNRNLTVSEIVGQIWRVSHFLGFQKETGERPVTNVVMMGMGEPLLNLANVIPAMDIMLDDFGFALSKRRVTVSTSGVVPALDKLGDALDVALAVSIHAPNDELRDVLVPINKKYPLQEFLAGIRRYLEKSNANRGRVTVEYVMLDHINDSTEQAHELAELMKDTPCKINLIPFNPYPGSPYGRSSNSRIDRFSKVLMDYGLTVIVRKTRGDDIDAACGQLAGDIRDRTKRLAKKRMQESQISVTME from the coding sequence ATGAGTGAAAAGAAAATCAATCTACTGGACCTGGATCGCAAGGCGATGCGGGCGCTGTTTGCCGAACTGGGCGAGAAGCCATTTCGTGCCGATCAGTTGATGAAGTGGATTTATCACTTTGGCGTCAGTGACTTCGAACAGATGACCAATATTAACAAGGTGCTGCGGGGTAAACTTGCGGCCCGTTGCGAGATTGTGGCGCCGGAAATTTCCAGCTTCCAGAAGTCCAAGGATGGCACCATCAAGTTTGCCATTAACGTGGGTCAGGGGCAGGAAGTGGAAACCGTGTATATTCCGGAAGACGACCGCGCCACCCTGTGTGTCTCGTCCCAGGTGGGTTGCGCCCTGGAATGTACCTTCTGTTCCACGGCCCAGCAGGGCTTTAACCGTAACCTGACGGTATCTGAAATCGTTGGTCAAATCTGGCGCGTGTCCCACTTCCTCGGTTTCCAGAAGGAAACCGGCGAGCGCCCCGTCACCAACGTGGTGATGATGGGCATGGGTGAGCCGCTGCTGAACCTGGCCAATGTTATTCCCGCCATGGATATCATGCTGGACGATTTCGGTTTTGCCCTGTCCAAACGTCGGGTGACTGTGTCCACCTCGGGTGTGGTGCCGGCGCTGGATAAGCTGGGTGATGCCCTCGATGTGGCCCTGGCGGTGAGCATTCACGCCCCCAATGATGAGCTGCGCGATGTGCTGGTGCCAATCAACAAGAAGTACCCATTGCAGGAGTTCCTCGCCGGGATCCGCCGTTACCTGGAGAAATCCAATGCCAACCGTGGCCGGGTAACAGTGGAGTACGTGATGCTGGATCATATCAACGACAGCACCGAACAGGCCCATGAATTGGCCGAGTTGATGAAGGATACCCCTTGCAAAATCAACTTGATACCATTTAACCCCTATCCGGGTTCGCCCTATGGCCGCTCCTCCAATTCCCGCATCGACCGTTTCTCCAAGGTGCTGATGGACTATGGCCTGACCGTGATAGTGCGCAAAACCCGTGGTGACGACATTGATGCCGCCTGTGGTCAATTGGCCGGTGACATCAGGGATCGCACCAAGCGACTGGCAAAAAAACGCATGCAAGAATCCCAGATTTCAGTCACAATGGAATAA
- a CDS encoding bifunctional metallophosphatase/5'-nucleotidase gives MQHSSSYRLTLAHINDTHSNFDPSMQQFQLQFGGKSLRVRSHSGGYARIAFQINQARDAALARQESFLFLHGGDSFQGTLYFSQFKGKANAHLLNLLAPDAMVLGNHEIDAGNGPVRSFLDRIDFPLLAGNMDLSQEVPGKAAALAGHPQLLDYDNASGCAKVLLKPLGDRTLAIFGITLDQMAIIARPDPDTLFVNAIDCCRRTVTALKAKGIDHIIVLSHLGLDQDRELAAAVPGISLIVGGHSHTLQGDFSELGLGDMTYGERINGCPIVHAGKYAETLGLASISFDANGRVELLEGNNFFMLDEQLIVEAGDSEFDYHDVLAHLKRHPGILWSEEDAGVKRAIEENYHPAIHAMEHQVLAFVPRELVHSRLPSKVLPHGSELAPWVSRSMYEESRQLDARVQFALHNAGGVRQSLSQGQVTVADVLGRLLPFELPLVKYAIEGRFLYQALESAINAATNNSVIGTGAGSFPYTYGLKYHYDGRKPLGERILSLHLQHDGQWRPLEAHELVIGVSTAYTASGKEGYQALQSCAWQETVAELTLPGAFMGFIRRHANLDEPLAPQLHYISHR, from the coding sequence TTGCAGCATTCAAGCAGTTACCGGCTGACCCTAGCCCACATCAATGACACCCATTCCAATTTCGACCCCAGCATGCAGCAATTTCAGCTGCAATTTGGGGGGAAGTCACTGCGCGTGCGCAGTCACAGCGGCGGCTATGCCCGCATTGCCTTTCAGATAAACCAAGCCAGGGACGCCGCCCTCGCCCGCCAAGAGTCATTTTTGTTTTTGCACGGCGGCGACAGTTTCCAGGGCACCTTGTACTTCAGCCAGTTCAAAGGCAAGGCCAACGCCCACCTGCTTAATCTGCTGGCGCCGGACGCCATGGTGCTGGGCAACCACGAAATTGATGCCGGCAATGGCCCGGTGCGCAGTTTTCTCGACCGCATCGACTTTCCACTGCTGGCCGGCAACATGGATTTAAGCCAGGAAGTCCCCGGTAAGGCAGCCGCCCTCGCGGGACACCCGCAACTGCTTGATTACGACAATGCCAGCGGTTGTGCCAAGGTGCTGCTTAAGCCACTGGGCGATCGCACCCTGGCTATTTTCGGCATCACGCTCGACCAGATGGCGATTATCGCCAGGCCCGATCCAGACACCCTGTTTGTCAATGCCATCGACTGTTGCCGCCGCACCGTCACTGCGCTCAAGGCCAAGGGCATAGACCACATCATAGTGCTGAGTCACCTGGGGCTGGATCAGGACAGGGAGCTGGCCGCCGCCGTGCCAGGCATCAGCCTGATAGTGGGCGGTCACAGCCATACCCTGCAGGGGGATTTCAGTGAGTTGGGCTTGGGAGACATGACCTATGGTGAGCGCATTAATGGCTGCCCCATCGTCCATGCAGGCAAGTATGCCGAAACCCTGGGATTGGCCAGCATCAGTTTCGATGCCAACGGCCGGGTTGAGCTCCTTGAAGGCAACAATTTCTTTATGCTGGATGAGCAATTGATCGTCGAAGCTGGAGACAGTGAGTTCGACTACCACGATGTGCTCGCCCACCTCAAGCGCCATCCGGGGATCCTCTGGTCAGAGGAAGATGCCGGGGTCAAACGCGCAATTGAGGAAAACTACCACCCGGCCATCCATGCCATGGAACACCAGGTGCTGGCATTCGTCCCCCGGGAATTGGTGCACAGCCGCTTGCCCAGTAAAGTCCTGCCCCACGGCAGTGAGCTGGCTCCCTGGGTCAGTCGCAGCATGTACGAGGAATCCAGGCAACTGGATGCCAGGGTGCAGTTTGCCCTGCACAATGCCGGCGGGGTGCGCCAGTCCCTGTCCCAGGGACAGGTGACTGTTGCCGACGTGCTCGGCCGCTTGTTACCCTTCGAGTTGCCCCTGGTCAAATACGCTATCGAAGGCCGCTTTCTGTACCAGGCGCTGGAATCGGCCATCAATGCCGCCACCAACAACAGCGTGATAGGCACGGGCGCCGGCAGTTTTCCCTATACCTACGGACTCAAATACCATTACGACGGCCGCAAACCCTTGGGGGAGCGAATTCTGTCACTGCATCTGCAGCATGACGGCCAATGGCGTCCCCTGGAAGCACATGAATTGGTGATTGGGGTATCCACTGCCTATACCGCTTCCGGTAAAGAGGGTTACCAGGCGCTGCAGTCCTGCGCCTGGCAGGAAACCGTGGCGGAACTCACCCTGCCCGGCGCCTTTATGGGCTTTATCCGGCGCCACGCCAACCTCGACGAACCTCTGGCACCTCAGCTGCACTATATCAGTCACAGATAG